From Etheostoma spectabile isolate EspeVRDwgs_2016 chromosome 19, UIUC_Espe_1.0, whole genome shotgun sequence, the proteins below share one genomic window:
- the arhgef11 gene encoding rho guanine nucleotide exchange factor 11 isoform X5, whose protein sequence is MSLRQPTSTLDSPFAAWLSSLTIGDSERKSSATQQREPSIEITVESKGTGLVQRCVVVQKDQLGFGFTVCGERVKLVQNVRPGGAAVKAGVQEGDRIIKVNGSLVSSMSHQEVVKLIKSGPYVALTLQGPPPSATSLPLEPLSTELTSNQKTSLGGEAPPPPPPPLPSGLSSTPSQRITGPKPLQDPEVQKHATQILRKMLEQEEAELQELMEEQLRSPSLSLGERIESAKRRAHQVRVKIQQDLEGTRSECATSYVIAGEGRLSMESSEGDMEAFESPHSSPSSTFRTPFHRRQNSDTHTLSDLGGKAQIIGPEEEDEEDDGYAFNEMDGPFQDIELLRSRPAHMAVFMRYVFTQLLDPNPLLFYLSVEAYLGSSTKDARALAPQICSHFLDPDAPLKIKVREEYLTDIESRLHAQEDIRGPLSELQQQVLPDIQDQIQDYRNKQMMGLGSLFGEGDLLQLDGDPVKERQVVDRQVTALWEILSKHEEDRSSPLASAVHLYLRHSGIKLRDSKVFPGLSTEKEKWLAFLKTKKLSGTKKEKDGEDKKRNPILKYIGKPRTTSQSIRPGSVRNIIQQFENHTETEEGDNAADPQRLSTSSLGEDGMDSPTVSVRLARSESLKAQGEGRRRGVVSGTESVPRSRSDVDMEDCGEEREGPGLRLLQHSASSSASSSSARSLENPTPPYTPRSRRRSVDSPLALLPDAAPLEEEVCDSQIWQDTVPPQLLATLSPREVDRQAVIYELFTTEVSHLRTLRVLDQVFFQKMRSVLNSDELACIFPNLPQVYELHASLCEAMKKRRETPIVQDIGDVMLARFEDAAGDEFQEQASQLCSQQSQALELIKNKQRKDPRFAHIIQECEASPHCRRLQLKDLLVSEMQRLTKYPLLLDNIIKHTEAASSDLPSLQRAQACCRRILQAVNEVVGEIEHRQRLSQYQRRLDAAPLFKNLDLTTKRMIHEGPLTWKVSKDKQIEIQALLLSDCLVLLQRGPDDRLQLRYPSRWLGGGGGSSGDSKTSFSPLVKLDSLLVRLVATDNKALYVISTTERQIYELVAGTSSEKNIWKNLLEKTIASAGGSSPLISHGSMPMSSPSLRSASPASTGSNVFADNSMTEQSDSIETHSSNEDIELSENTRRDQSGDFICDERKDVGVAEAALQDVETLRHLILQDLEEDGWSHDSDDTPTNETANERSSFTERQRPESLETVLNFSINEWEAESEESPPPDAEQPSSIQVVRKAVVAGPSSSSSSSVPDGITDGVTLPSDQSSKPRGEATTQGNTFYLVMPTEQGESFTEDLNDPPTPTGSHSPQPLEEVIPPQSHPEEETPTCGAELNQSEAMQLEQEEETGQSQAGHQSHVIKNVDEIFHTIEGLMSKLRQLKEIEKSHHKLLKTLREPFVNQDSEDPQCHSATVSRTPSLDRSSRDGKEGSPAEPKIQSTGF, encoded by the exons ATGAGTCTCCGCCAACCCACCTCTACACTGGACAG CCCTTTTGCGGCTTG GCTCAGCAGTCTGACCATCGGGGACTCAGAGCGCAAATCCTCCGCCACCCAGCAGAGGGAGCCTTCGATTGAAATCACTGTTGAGAGTAAGG GTACTGGTCTTGTCCAGAGATGCGTGGTCGTGCAGAAGGACCAGCTCGGCTTCGGCTTCACAGTATGTGGAGAGAGAGTCAAGCTGGTGCAGAATGTCCGACCTG GTGGTGCAGCAGTCAAGGCCGGAGTCCAAGAAGGGGACCGAATCATAAAG gtgAACGGCTCACTGGTGTCCTCCATGTCCCATCAGGAGGTGGTAAAGCTCATCAAAT CTGGACCATATGTAGCTCTGACACTACAAGGGCCGCCACCTTCAGCCACCTCCTTGCCCTTAGAGCCCCTCTCTACTGAGCTCACATCCAATCAAAAAACATCTCTGGGTGGTGAGGCCccaccccctccacctccacccctgCCCTCTGGACTGAGCAGCACCCCTTCCCAAAGAATCACTGGACCCAAACCACTACAG GACCCAGAAGTACAGAAACATGCCACTCAGATACTCAGGAAAATGTTGGAGCAGGAAGAGGCTGAActgcag GAGTTGATGGAGGAGCAGTTGAGGAGCCCGTCGCTGTCACTGGGGGAGCGGATTGAAAGTGCCAAAAGAAGAGCTCACCAAGTCAGGGTCAAGATTCAGCAAGATCTG GAGGGAACGCGATCCGAATGTGCCACAAGCTACGTCATAGCAGGAGAAG GTCGACTATCAATGGAGTCAAGCGAAGGAGACATGGAG GCCTTTGAGAGTCCCCACTCCTCCCCCTCATCCACCTTCAGGACCCCCTTCCACCGACGACAGAACtccgacacacacaccctgtctgATTTG GGCGGAAAGGCCCAGATCATTGGCccagaggaagaggatgaagaagatgaCGGCTATGCATTTAACGAG ATGGATGGACCATTCCAGGACATTGAGTTGTTGAGGTCCCGACCGGCACACATGGCGGTGTTCATGAGATATGTCTTCACTCAGCTTCTGGACCCCAACCCTCTG CTGTTTTACCTGTCGGTGGAGGCCTACCTGGGCTCCAGCACGAAAGACGCCCGCGCACTTGCACCTCAGATCTGTTCCCATTTCCTGGACCCAGATGCT CCGTTGAAAATCAAAGTACGAGAGGAGTATCTCACAGATATAG AAAGTCGACTTCATGCCCAGGAGGACATCAGAGGACCTCTGTCCGAGCTGCAACAGCAAGTGCTGCCGGACATCCAAGACCAGATACAGGACTACAG GAACAAGCAGATGATGGGTCTCGGCTCTCTGTTTGGAGAAGGAGACCTGCTGCAGCTGGATGGAGACCCGgtgaaagaaagacaggtggTGGACAGACAGGTCACTGCCCTCTGGGAAATACT ATCAAAGCATGAAGAGGACAGAAG TTCTCCTCTGGCGTCGGCCGTGCACCTATACCTGCGTCATTCTGGTATCAAGCTGAGAGACTCCAAGGTCTTCCCTGGTCTGAGCACGGAGAAAGAGAAGTGGCTCGCATTCCTAAAGACGAAAAAG CTGAGTGGTAccaagaaagagaaagatggGGAGGATAAAAAGAGAAATCCCATCCTGAAGTACATCGGCAAACCCAGGACCACATCCCAGTCca TCCGTCCTGGCAGTGTGAGGAACATcattcagcagtttgagaaccacacagagacagaggaaggagacAATGCTGCCGACCCCCAGAGGCTCTCCACCAGCAGCCTGGGAGAAGACGGCATGGACAG CCCTACGGTCTCAGTGCGTCTGGCACGCAGCGAGTCGTTGAAGGCTCAGGGAGAAGGGCGACGGCGGGGCGTCGTCTCAGGGACAGAGTCCGTCCCTCGCTCTCGTAGTGATGTGGACATGGAGGACTgcggggaggagagggaggggccAGGCCTCAGGCTGCTCCAGCACAGCGCCTCGTCCTCTGCATCCAGCAGCTCTGCGCG GTCTCTAGAGAACCCTACACCCCCATACACCCCTCGGTCTAGACGCAG GAGTGTGGACTCCCCGTTGGCCCTGCTGCCAGACGCTGCACcactggaggaggaggtgtgtgaCAGTCAGATCTGGCAGGACACAGTTCCTCCTCAGCTCCTCGCCACACTCAGTCCAAGGGAGGTGGACAGACAGGCCGTCATATACG AGCTGTTCACCACCGAGGTGTCCCACCTGCGGACCTTGAGGGTCCTGGACCAGGTCTTTTTCCAGAAGATGAGGTCTGTGTTGAACTCTGATGAGCTAGCCTGCATCTTCCCCAACCTGCCCCAAGTCTATGAACTCCACG CAAGTCTGTGCGAGGCGATGAAGAAGCGAAGAGAAACTCCCATCGTTCAGGACATCGGGGACGTTATGCTGGCCAGA TTTGAAGATGCAGCTGGAGACGAGTTTCAGGAACAAGCGTCACAGCTGTGCAGCCAGCAGTCTCAGGCTCTGGAGCTCATCAAGAACAAACAACGCAAAGACCCTCGCTTCGCTCACATCATCCAG GAGTGTGAAGCGAGTCCTCACTGTCGGAGGCTGCAGCTCAAAGACCTGCTGGTGTCAGAGATGCAGAGACTCACCAAGTACCCCCTGCTGCTGGACAACATCATCAAACACACAGAGG CCGCTTCGTCGGACCTCCCTTCACTTCAGCGCGCCCAGGCTTGTTGCCGAAGGATACTGCAGGCTGTTAATGAGGTTGTCGGGGAAATAGAGCACCGGCAACGCCTCAGCCAATACCAACGCAGACTTGATGCTGCCCCTCTATTCAAG AATCTGGACCTCACCACTAAGAGAATGATTCACGAAGGTCCGCTCACGTGGAAAGTCAGCAAAGATAAGCAGATAG AGATCCAAgcactgctgctgtcagactGCCTGGTCCTCCTGCAGAGGGGCCCAGACGACCGGCTGCAGCTGAGATATCCATCCCGCTGGCTGGGGGGAGGCGGGGGAAGCAGCGGAGACAGCAAGACCTCCTTCAGCCCTCTGGTGAAGCTGGACTCTCTGCTGGTCCGCTTGGTAGCAACAG ACAACAAAGCCCTCTACGTTATCAGCACGACAGAGAGGCAGATCTATGAGCTGGTGGCTGGGACATCATCAGAGAAAAACAT ctgGAAAAATTTACTTGAAAAGACCATCGCGTCAGCTGGTGGTTCGTCACCCCTGATCAGTCACGGGTCCATGCCTATGTC TTCCCCCAGTCTACGCAGTGCATCCCCAGCGTCAACTGGCAGCAATGTCTTTGCAG aCAACTCAATGACGGAGCAGTCAGATTCTATAGAGACTCATTCCTCCAATGAGGACATTGAGCTCTCAGAAAACACACGTAGGGACCAATCAGGAGATTTCATCTGTGATGAGAGAAAAGACGTTGGTGTGGCAGAGGCCGCTTTACAAGATG TTGAAACACTAAGGCATCTGATATTACAAGATTTGGAAGAGGACGGTTGGAGCCACGATTCAGATGACACGCCCACCAACGAGACGGCAAATGAGAGGAGCTCGTTCACTGAAAGACAGCGGCCAGAGTCTCTAGAAACTGTCCTCAACTTCAGCATCAACGAATGGGAGGCCGAGTCTGAAGAGAGTCCGCCTCCAGACGCAGAGCAACCCAGCAGCATTCAGGTCGTACGGAAAG CTGTGGTTGCGggtccttcttcttcttcttcttcttctgtcccTGATGGCATCACGGATGGGGTCACCCTCCCTTCCGACCAATCATCCAAGCCGAGAGGCGAGGCCACTACGCAGG GGAACACTTTCTACTTGGTAATGCCGACGGAGCAGGGAGAGAGCTTCACTGAAGACCTCAACGACCCTCCTACCCCCACAGGCAGCCACTCCCCTCAGCCTCTGGAGGAAGTGATACCGCCACAGTCTCATCCAGAGGAGGAAACGCCCACCTGCGGGGCAGagctcaaccaatcagaggctaTGCAACTGGAACAGGAAGAGGAAACGGGCCAATCGCAGGCTGGGCACCAGAGCCACGTGATCAAAAATGTGGATGAGATTTTCCACACGATTGAGGGGTTGATGAGCAAGTTGCGCCAACTGAAG GAAATAGAGAAGTCCCATCACAAGCTTTTGAAGACCCTCAGAGAGCCCTTTGTCAATCAGGACTCAGAGGACCCG
- the arhgef11 gene encoding rho guanine nucleotide exchange factor 11 isoform X8, with translation MSLRQPTSTLDSPFAAWLSSLTIGDSERKSSATQQREPSIEITVESKGTGLVQRCVVVQKDQLGFGFTVCGERVKLVQNVRPGGAAVKAGVQEGDRIIKVNGSLVSSMSHQEVVKLIKSGPYVALTLQGPPPSATSLPLEPLSTELTSNQKTSLGGEAPPPPPPPLPSGLSSTPSQRITGPKPLQDPEVQKHATQILRKMLEQEEAELQELMEEQLRSPSLSLGERIESAKRRAHQVRVKIQQDLEGTRSECATSYVIAGEGRLSMESSEGDMEAFESPHSSPSSTFRTPFHRRQNSDTHTLSDLGGKAQIIGPEEEDEEDDGYAFNEMDGPFQDIELLRSRPAHMAVFMRYVFTQLLDPNPLLFYLSVEAYLGSSTKDARALAPQICSHFLDPDAPLKIKVREEYLTDIESRLHAQEDIRGPLSELQQQVLPDIQDQIQDYRNKQMMGLGSLFGEGDLLQLDGDPVKERQVVDRQVTALWEILSKHEEDRSSPLASAVHLYLRHSGIKLRDSKVFPGLSTEKEKWLAFLKTKKLSGTKKEKDGEDKKRNPILKYIGKPRTTSQSTFHVPLSPTEVRPGSVRNIIQQFENHTETEEGDNAADPQRLSTSSLGEDGMDSPTVSVRLARSESLKAQGEGRRRGVVSGTESVPRSRSDVDMEDCGEEREGPGLRLLQHSASSSASSSSARSLENPTPPYTPRSRRRSVDSPLALLPDAAPLEEEVCDSQIWQDTVPPQLLATLSPREVDRQAVIYELFTTEVSHLRTLRVLDQVFFQKMRSVLNSDELACIFPNLPQVYELHASLCEAMKKRRETPIVQDIGDVMLARFEDAAGDEFQEQASQLCSQQSQALELIKNKQRKDPRFAHIIQECEASPHCRRLQLKDLLVSEMQRLTKYPLLLDNIIKHTEAASSDLPSLQRAQACCRRILQAVNEVVGEIEHRQRLSQYQRRLDAAPLFKNLDLTTKRMIHEGPLTWKVSKDKQIEIQALLLSDCLVLLQRGPDDRLQLRYPSRWLGGGGGSSGDSKTSFSPLVKLDSLLVRLVATDNKALYVISTTERQIYELVAGTSSEKNIWKNLLEKTIASAGGSSPLISHGSMPMSSPSLRSASPASTGSNVFADNSMTEQSDSIETHSSNEDIELSENTRRDQSGDFICDERKDVGVAEAALQDVETLRHLILQDLEEDGWSHDSDDTPTNETANERSSFTERQRPESLETVLNFSINEWEAESEESPPPDAEQPSSIQVVRKGNTFYLVMPTEQGESFTEDLNDPPTPTGSHSPQPLEEVIPPQSHPEEETPTCGAELNQSEAMQLEQEEETGQSQAGHQSHVIKNVDEIFHTIEGLMSKLRQLKEIEKSHHKLLKTLREPFVNQDSEDPQCHSATVSRTPSLDRSSRDGKEGSPAEPKIQSTGF, from the exons ATGAGTCTCCGCCAACCCACCTCTACACTGGACAG CCCTTTTGCGGCTTG GCTCAGCAGTCTGACCATCGGGGACTCAGAGCGCAAATCCTCCGCCACCCAGCAGAGGGAGCCTTCGATTGAAATCACTGTTGAGAGTAAGG GTACTGGTCTTGTCCAGAGATGCGTGGTCGTGCAGAAGGACCAGCTCGGCTTCGGCTTCACAGTATGTGGAGAGAGAGTCAAGCTGGTGCAGAATGTCCGACCTG GTGGTGCAGCAGTCAAGGCCGGAGTCCAAGAAGGGGACCGAATCATAAAG gtgAACGGCTCACTGGTGTCCTCCATGTCCCATCAGGAGGTGGTAAAGCTCATCAAAT CTGGACCATATGTAGCTCTGACACTACAAGGGCCGCCACCTTCAGCCACCTCCTTGCCCTTAGAGCCCCTCTCTACTGAGCTCACATCCAATCAAAAAACATCTCTGGGTGGTGAGGCCccaccccctccacctccacccctgCCCTCTGGACTGAGCAGCACCCCTTCCCAAAGAATCACTGGACCCAAACCACTACAG GACCCAGAAGTACAGAAACATGCCACTCAGATACTCAGGAAAATGTTGGAGCAGGAAGAGGCTGAActgcag GAGTTGATGGAGGAGCAGTTGAGGAGCCCGTCGCTGTCACTGGGGGAGCGGATTGAAAGTGCCAAAAGAAGAGCTCACCAAGTCAGGGTCAAGATTCAGCAAGATCTG GAGGGAACGCGATCCGAATGTGCCACAAGCTACGTCATAGCAGGAGAAG GTCGACTATCAATGGAGTCAAGCGAAGGAGACATGGAG GCCTTTGAGAGTCCCCACTCCTCCCCCTCATCCACCTTCAGGACCCCCTTCCACCGACGACAGAACtccgacacacacaccctgtctgATTTG GGCGGAAAGGCCCAGATCATTGGCccagaggaagaggatgaagaagatgaCGGCTATGCATTTAACGAG ATGGATGGACCATTCCAGGACATTGAGTTGTTGAGGTCCCGACCGGCACACATGGCGGTGTTCATGAGATATGTCTTCACTCAGCTTCTGGACCCCAACCCTCTG CTGTTTTACCTGTCGGTGGAGGCCTACCTGGGCTCCAGCACGAAAGACGCCCGCGCACTTGCACCTCAGATCTGTTCCCATTTCCTGGACCCAGATGCT CCGTTGAAAATCAAAGTACGAGAGGAGTATCTCACAGATATAG AAAGTCGACTTCATGCCCAGGAGGACATCAGAGGACCTCTGTCCGAGCTGCAACAGCAAGTGCTGCCGGACATCCAAGACCAGATACAGGACTACAG GAACAAGCAGATGATGGGTCTCGGCTCTCTGTTTGGAGAAGGAGACCTGCTGCAGCTGGATGGAGACCCGgtgaaagaaagacaggtggTGGACAGACAGGTCACTGCCCTCTGGGAAATACT ATCAAAGCATGAAGAGGACAGAAG TTCTCCTCTGGCGTCGGCCGTGCACCTATACCTGCGTCATTCTGGTATCAAGCTGAGAGACTCCAAGGTCTTCCCTGGTCTGAGCACGGAGAAAGAGAAGTGGCTCGCATTCCTAAAGACGAAAAAG CTGAGTGGTAccaagaaagagaaagatggGGAGGATAAAAAGAGAAATCCCATCCTGAAGTACATCGGCAAACCCAGGACCACATCCCAGTCca CATTCCATGTCCCGTTGTCTCCCACCGAAG TCCGTCCTGGCAGTGTGAGGAACATcattcagcagtttgagaaccacacagagacagaggaaggagacAATGCTGCCGACCCCCAGAGGCTCTCCACCAGCAGCCTGGGAGAAGACGGCATGGACAG CCCTACGGTCTCAGTGCGTCTGGCACGCAGCGAGTCGTTGAAGGCTCAGGGAGAAGGGCGACGGCGGGGCGTCGTCTCAGGGACAGAGTCCGTCCCTCGCTCTCGTAGTGATGTGGACATGGAGGACTgcggggaggagagggaggggccAGGCCTCAGGCTGCTCCAGCACAGCGCCTCGTCCTCTGCATCCAGCAGCTCTGCGCG GTCTCTAGAGAACCCTACACCCCCATACACCCCTCGGTCTAGACGCAG GAGTGTGGACTCCCCGTTGGCCCTGCTGCCAGACGCTGCACcactggaggaggaggtgtgtgaCAGTCAGATCTGGCAGGACACAGTTCCTCCTCAGCTCCTCGCCACACTCAGTCCAAGGGAGGTGGACAGACAGGCCGTCATATACG AGCTGTTCACCACCGAGGTGTCCCACCTGCGGACCTTGAGGGTCCTGGACCAGGTCTTTTTCCAGAAGATGAGGTCTGTGTTGAACTCTGATGAGCTAGCCTGCATCTTCCCCAACCTGCCCCAAGTCTATGAACTCCACG CAAGTCTGTGCGAGGCGATGAAGAAGCGAAGAGAAACTCCCATCGTTCAGGACATCGGGGACGTTATGCTGGCCAGA TTTGAAGATGCAGCTGGAGACGAGTTTCAGGAACAAGCGTCACAGCTGTGCAGCCAGCAGTCTCAGGCTCTGGAGCTCATCAAGAACAAACAACGCAAAGACCCTCGCTTCGCTCACATCATCCAG GAGTGTGAAGCGAGTCCTCACTGTCGGAGGCTGCAGCTCAAAGACCTGCTGGTGTCAGAGATGCAGAGACTCACCAAGTACCCCCTGCTGCTGGACAACATCATCAAACACACAGAGG CCGCTTCGTCGGACCTCCCTTCACTTCAGCGCGCCCAGGCTTGTTGCCGAAGGATACTGCAGGCTGTTAATGAGGTTGTCGGGGAAATAGAGCACCGGCAACGCCTCAGCCAATACCAACGCAGACTTGATGCTGCCCCTCTATTCAAG AATCTGGACCTCACCACTAAGAGAATGATTCACGAAGGTCCGCTCACGTGGAAAGTCAGCAAAGATAAGCAGATAG AGATCCAAgcactgctgctgtcagactGCCTGGTCCTCCTGCAGAGGGGCCCAGACGACCGGCTGCAGCTGAGATATCCATCCCGCTGGCTGGGGGGAGGCGGGGGAAGCAGCGGAGACAGCAAGACCTCCTTCAGCCCTCTGGTGAAGCTGGACTCTCTGCTGGTCCGCTTGGTAGCAACAG ACAACAAAGCCCTCTACGTTATCAGCACGACAGAGAGGCAGATCTATGAGCTGGTGGCTGGGACATCATCAGAGAAAAACAT ctgGAAAAATTTACTTGAAAAGACCATCGCGTCAGCTGGTGGTTCGTCACCCCTGATCAGTCACGGGTCCATGCCTATGTC TTCCCCCAGTCTACGCAGTGCATCCCCAGCGTCAACTGGCAGCAATGTCTTTGCAG aCAACTCAATGACGGAGCAGTCAGATTCTATAGAGACTCATTCCTCCAATGAGGACATTGAGCTCTCAGAAAACACACGTAGGGACCAATCAGGAGATTTCATCTGTGATGAGAGAAAAGACGTTGGTGTGGCAGAGGCCGCTTTACAAGATG TTGAAACACTAAGGCATCTGATATTACAAGATTTGGAAGAGGACGGTTGGAGCCACGATTCAGATGACACGCCCACCAACGAGACGGCAAATGAGAGGAGCTCGTTCACTGAAAGACAGCGGCCAGAGTCTCTAGAAACTGTCCTCAACTTCAGCATCAACGAATGGGAGGCCGAGTCTGAAGAGAGTCCGCCTCCAGACGCAGAGCAACCCAGCAGCATTCAGGTCGTACGGAAAG GGAACACTTTCTACTTGGTAATGCCGACGGAGCAGGGAGAGAGCTTCACTGAAGACCTCAACGACCCTCCTACCCCCACAGGCAGCCACTCCCCTCAGCCTCTGGAGGAAGTGATACCGCCACAGTCTCATCCAGAGGAGGAAACGCCCACCTGCGGGGCAGagctcaaccaatcagaggctaTGCAACTGGAACAGGAAGAGGAAACGGGCCAATCGCAGGCTGGGCACCAGAGCCACGTGATCAAAAATGTGGATGAGATTTTCCACACGATTGAGGGGTTGATGAGCAAGTTGCGCCAACTGAAG GAAATAGAGAAGTCCCATCACAAGCTTTTGAAGACCCTCAGAGAGCCCTTTGTCAATCAGGACTCAGAGGACCCG